One window of Myxocyprinus asiaticus isolate MX2 ecotype Aquarium Trade chromosome 4, UBuf_Myxa_2, whole genome shotgun sequence genomic DNA carries:
- the LOC127439643 gene encoding chemerin-like receptor 1, with protein sequence MSANKSDWNITDYEDFIQQFQGNQTKINQYQNEMRIMYLVTYCIVLILGLTLNPAFILIGCQKYWNFKNVAIWIVALAGTHLVSLVSVVFQLLYAYQHFEWHYGTVSCKLSSYITYGCMFSTATILSLWSVSSTLSNSACTKKCKNFNILLISFSWTIGAVLACPSLFSREIQNRECIDDYDFDKSKTTTDGTGRLKAVVVIRFLFGLVIPAFVIFLCTCLTSQSAYNDCKWCKKQAKIISAVKIAYFVCWGPQIFLTLLQATASSNLGTNIYTYGLPAATVLATTHCFTHPLIYLLVGRSIKMLWMVPHKPCHNDEAADPRESLPLQKGST encoded by the coding sequence ATGTCTGCAAACAAAAGTGACTGGAACATCACAGActatgaagatttcatacaacaATTTCAAGGCAATCAAACTAAAATAAATCAGTACCAAAATGAGATGAGGATTATGTATCTGGTTACATATTGCATTGTTCTCATCCTGGGTCTGACCCTAAACCCTGCCTTCATTCTCATCGGCTGCCAAAAATATTGGAATTTTAAGAATGTTGCCATTTGGATTGTGGCGTTGGCTGGAACACACTTAGTCTCCCTTGTTTCTGTTGTGTTTCAACTCCTCTACGCTTACCAACACTTTGAATGGCACTATGGCACTGTCAGCTGCAAATTGTCATCCTATATCACCTATGGCTGTATGTTCTCCACAGCAACCATATTGAGCCTTTGGAGCGTTAGTTCTACTCTTTCAAACAGCGCATGCACAAAGAAGTGCAAGAATTTTAACATTCTCCTCATTTCATTCTCTTGGACTATAGGAGCAGTCTTGGCATGCCCTTCGCTGTTTTCCAGAGAGATACAAAACAGAGAGTGTATTGATGACTATGACTTTGATAAATCAAAAACAACTACAGATGGCACTGGAAGGCTGAAGGCTGTTGTTGTCATTCGGTTTCTCTTTGGGCTTGTCATTCCGGCTTTTGTAATATTTCTGTGCACCTGTCTGACATCTCAGTCAGCTTATAATGACTGTAAATGGTGCAAGAAGCAGGCGAAGATCATCAGTGCAGTAAAGATCGCCTACTTTGTGTGCTGGGGCCCTCAAATTTTCTTAACCCTGCTTCAAGCCACTGCAAGCAGCAACCTGGGCACAAATATATACACTTATGGACTTCCGGCAGCTACTGTGCTGGCTACAACTCACTGCTTTACCCATCCACTCATCTACCTTTTGGTGGGGCGCAGCATTAAAATGCTTTGGATGGTTCCACACAAACCATGTCACAATGATGAAGCAGCAGACCCCAGAGAATCCTTGCCTCTACAAAAGGGAAGCACATAA